The Quercus robur chromosome 3, dhQueRobu3.1, whole genome shotgun sequence DNA segment aaaaaaaaaatctaatgataGAAAACAATCATCTTAtacttatttaataaataaaaaattcatcctatctattagaaaattttctctAACTTCTTCACAGGaattttaaacaattaaaagttttaaaagaagttaaagacaattttagtaaaaatatgtgataaaattaaatgattttgagtttttttttttaataatagatttGTATTTAGTGTGTTGGCTCCAGCTTAAAAAGCCAGTTTATTGTACTATTCAGCTTCTTTTtcctactattcatgggccctactatactttttggtactatttatgagtcttactgtactatttcagctaacttttatctttatctattgtactttcagcaaaaagttttcagtttcagcaaaataagcagatcccaaacagacccttagtgtCCGTTTGGCTCAGCTTAAaaagccagcttattttactattcaacttatttttgctattatttatgggcttcactacactttttggtaatATTTATGAGTCCtgctgtactatttcaactaacttttacctttatctacagtactttcaataaaaaaatttcaatttcagcaaaataaacagattccaaacaaacccttagtgtccgtttggcatgattaattttaccaacttattttaccatttaatttatttttgttactattcattagtcacattgcactttttggtattattcatgggtcttactgtactctgtactatttcaactaacttttacctttatctacaatactttcagtgagaaatttttaatttcagcaaaataagcgcaTCTCAAACAGATGcttatggtccgtttggatagaggaagagagagtgagagtagagtagagtagagtatagtagatttaacacaaaattaatttatttttaaccaACTCTACTTTACTTCCCTCCATtcctcctccatccaaacatgcCATTTGTATCGAAGTTAAGGGAGGCTAATTTCACGCACTTATTTAAGGAACCAGAGGCGCCCACTGTTGGGAGTTCTATCATTGACAAAATTGGAATTAACGAATAAATCAGTCAAACAAGCCGGTGGATGCTAGCGGTCACGGCTCACGtcactttgtttttgtttcatttgttaATCCTTTTTGACTCTCAGGCCCACTAGAAACTGGGTTAgctggttatatatatatatatatatatatatatataatatgaaattcAAGTTAtggtatttaatttattttattatttatttattttttagttagaAATTTTAGTCtagtttaatttaaatatatatgtaccATGAAATTTTGTCTTGAGGATTTGAATCCGACCTTAGCTTCttacacaaaaatttatatttatgaaattactATCATGTTAAAAGTACGTTTTCTttgtaataattattcttatttttatattaatatatcaatcaattttttatacaaaCTACTGAAACAAGCATAAATCAAAACTTCTTATCCGGCAAGATACTATGCGATAGCCTATATGTGTTGTAGCCTTTGAAAAATATAGCATCAACCCCATTGTATCATAGAAATTCTTCCAGTATGATTCTATGAATGCGTGAATGGCCCCCCCCAAGTCGCCAACaagtaaatcaatcaaaatgaGTTCCTCATGGCTAATTAATCAGAGCCCTGCTGACAGCCATTCAATTATTCTCATACACTGCACCGGAATATTGTCAATTTTTAGGTAAAATATTTATGCTTGctcaatattattattacccCACTAAAGATTTTGTACTTCTTTTTTTAAGCTGAGCACTAAAGAATAAAGATCctgtaccttttcttttattaaaaggATTTTGTACTTGAGATGTGATGTTTGCACACCAGCTTTTTATTCCAGTGCACTAATATTTTACgtgataaaataaaactttcatAGTAAATCTTATCCTCCCCTACAGGCTACATGATGGTGTAggatagaaaaatatatatatacaaagatGATTCcacttttaagctttctttCCATTATTTTGTGGACACAGGGAAAGCTGTAGATGAATTGGTGATGCTGATCATAAAGTGAACACTTAGCATGTgattgtttaaactttaatctTCTCGGGTAAGTCTGGTATGCCTAGCAcacttaataaaaattaaaaaagttgttttcattttggtttttttggtttcaaaatttttattctggcgtttcatgttttgagttcaatttaatattttctatgCCGTCCATTTTTGTTAGTAATCTTATAGCTAAGTGATAGATAAATGTCTTCCATTAAGAAGGTTACTTATATAGGTCTATTTCAATGTCATTAGATTATTAACGAAAATGGACAACAATACcaatatagaaaaatgaaatcaaacatGAAGAACCAAAATGTAAACAATCTCAAACTTTAAGGGTCAAAAATGTactttagtctttttttttttttttttttttttttttttaaatcttcaaCCATAATCATGGTTTGATTATCACTTTCACTAAATACATAAGTGGATAAATATGACATGTAACTCTTTAtggataataaaaataaacttagcCAACTCACACATGAAAAAAACAAcgcaaaacaaattttattccCTAGTATATTCTACCATAAACATACATTAAAAATTCGTATGTTCCCTCTTTGCATTCAGTAGTGCATGGTAATTGCCAAACAACTTTGTTCCCCTCCATGTGGTCTCCAATAATGGGAATCAACTTAGTACATCCATCCAGCCAGTAATATGATCCAAAAATGACCCACTAAATAACAAGTACAATTAGGTCGTGTTTATTGCCCCATTTATGACTCCGATCCCAATTCATTTACTCTAACCTACAAAATAAACTTCAGTTTAGTAGGTGAACTTCCCCTAGTCACACATATACTCTTTTAACAGATACACCTTGACAATCGTGACCATTATTGATTATCCACTCATAAACAAAGGGTCTTGTACGACCTTTATGATAAAGGGTtccatattttatttcaaaaaattaaactttgaaTAAACTATGTTAAGTGAATGTATCAATTATTGGTCTTCAAAAATCGAGCTTGGAAGTGCAAAATAAGAACCATTCAAGTTACATAGGATTCTAATCTTTCCCTACCACTTGTGTTTTGTCCTCTATGATGAGAAATCAGAGAAAAGTTAgcgttagagagagagagaaccttccCACCAATTATATAGAGTCCGAAGTGGGTGGGGGGTCATATAGGTGTGTGGGGCACTCAAAGACCAAACTCTCTTAAGTCTAAAGAGGGGATGATGGCAGAGCATAAAGGTACTTATACATAAACGTCAAGTGAGGAATTGTCTTTGTCAATTGGCTATGTAGCATCCGTGCAGCATCTTCTTACATTATcctattgaaaaatatttacttttttgcttGCGTGAGTTTAACAACTTTTAGCTgcttagcttgattttgactTGCATTTCCATTCATAGTTCGTACGCATGAACATAAACAGTTcccaatagagagagagagagagagagagacgaataataagaacaaggataataatatatatatataaaaaaattttaaaatgttttttaaataaatctCATACCTTCACCATGTACAACACAAAAGTAGTCCTATTTtaccgttaaaaaaaaaaaatagtcctttttattttacaattttcactCTTTACAAATGTTTTTTTGACTATTTGACAGAAAGGTAATGGTTCAGAGTATACTCTTTACAAATGTTAACTTGCACCACCATCACCCATTTTTCACACTTTATAAATGTGAACTTGCACCACCATTTCACCATTTAAAACGCGATAGATGTGATAAttaaggtttaatttttttgaatttaacagTGTATCACGTTAAAGCACATAAGAAATGAACTTTGTTCTTattttaccatatatatatatatatatatcacgaAGCTCATAAAgagtaataaaaatattcattcttctcACTCAATGTTTATATTCAAATCATGTCGCGTTGCACACACGCTATTGGAAGCTAgtacatatataaatttatgagTCATTCAATTATCTTCCACTCAACGTGTTTAGATTCAAACCTCGTTGCACACATGTTATTGAAGTGTTGTATCTAATTTTATGGAGTCATTCAATcatcttcttctcaaaaaattctctcttaggttttcttcaaaaaaaaaaaaaaaaagttgagaacaaagaaaaaaatttcttcaaggATCCACAATGATAAATCACCTAAATagccaatttttattaataataagaGCCTGTACATAAACATCTAGTCCTACCTAAACCTACCTCACTACAAGAAGCCTAATAAAAcaagagaaattaaagaaaaagaaacgaaAGCAACAAACATAGAACCAAATATTTCCATgcctaaacaaaagaactaGCTATCCCTCCGAATAAACAGAGATTCTAACTCTGAAGGATCAAAGTAGTACACCTTGCTAACTTGATCACCACGATAATTACACTTGGGAATGGGagcaactctcttcctcttcggAGGAGGTGGGCACTTCAAAGGCTTTGGAATTCTTGATTCTTCCCCAGTTGGAGTCTTCAAACACTCCTCACTTTCCTCCCATTCATTCTCCACTGGTTTCGTATATATGGGCTTCAATGGAGCCCGTAATGGAATTCCAGCAATAACCCAGCTTTTATCTTCTGCTTCAGCTTGTTGCAGTGCTTGCTCTGAAAACCCCATCTTAAGATTGACTTaatagaaagcaaaaaaaaaacctttgagaTGTGTATTATagaagaagaataataataataagggaatATAATGAAACTGGGTGGGAAAGTAGTGAGAGAGGGAAAAAgggttaatttttataaaaggtGAGAGAGGAAGATTAAAAGGGTTGCTTTGGTTTGGGAATTAGATTCGAGTGAAACtctcaaaatcaaaaatagGAATAGAGAGAGTTTGGAGAAGCGAGGAGACAGAGAAAAGATAATAAATAGTGAGATACGCTTTAAATGTggaaaggaggaaaaaaaagaaataattttttattcctaaaatacaatattttcataaatgataagggggtgtttggtagagtgATTTGAATAATgttatttggatatttttacggtatttttgatatatatgtaaatgaaaaagtatgtaaaaatacatataaatatgtttaaaaatgctcaaaaaattacttaaaataaGCCACCAAACGGGAACACTTAAATGACTTTTGAATCTAAATTCACAAATTTcttgaacaataaaaataaataataattttatatttaaaatttattgtgaaaatagtgCCGTCCAaccaattctattttatttcGTGTCAGTGTTCAATGTTCTTTTATtacaaatgagagagagagagaaagagaacccGAGGCGAAAGGAGACTGTGCTGTGACATAAGCACACATAGAGATAGATTGATAGGTATGAGAGAGATTGACGAGAGGAGTGGCTGCCCGTTAAGTTAGCTGACCGCGGGCAGGCTGAAGTGATAGGGGGAATTTTTAATCACTTCACTTAGAATTTGGCGCCAAAAATTCGGGTTTCTCGGATCACCAACAGTCAACAATTAATGCgcgaaaaaaaaatatggattttcattattttatccATTGAGTGACATGGAGAGTTATTTTCTCTTAGGGataatcattaaaatattagtgaatcttgtgaaaaatataatttttatatatatattttttttgaagccaTATAATTATGTTCTTTTGGTTTAATGAAAATATGTACACTCCAagtcgttaaaaaaaaaaaatttaaatgtaaattgtatcttttaagtttaattaaaaatttagttttttaactttattttcgtttaaatgatttttctaaatttcaaatttattcaattcaagtattatttaattttgttaaaaagttggctataaaaatattattttcacacaaaaaaatctataaaattaataaaaatatttatagactttttatcttagaattttttgtataaaatacttttttttcattagttaacTGCATACTTAAGAGCAATTTTTGACAAAATTAGATAAAATACTTGAATTGAATAACTTTAAAACTTAAAGGactcaattgaaaaaaaataaagttaaataaccaaaataaatttgagTTAAACTTAGAAGTCATACTTTACATtttaaccaataaaaataaaaataaaaaactataaatccCTTGTGAATAACTTGGAGAAGGGTCTGCTCACATCCATCAAAATGGTAATCGTTATGAGGGCATGCtcacttaaaggaaaaaaaattatatgattttttggtGTTCTCCTTCAATTTATTTGTAATCCACTTCGTTAACCCCTAAAAGTTTTGTAGGAAACttaatttattatgtttaaTATTAATCCGtatttatccaataaaaaaagaacttatgTAATTCGTGCCACAGGATGTTTTTTCGTGTTTATTTCATAAAACAAAACTAAGGGGAACATAGATTCAAGGAACTGCCAGTTAGAATACAATATAGagaagtcaaaataaaaaacatcctcTAACTGGGGCAGAGGAGCATCATACAAAATAAAGGCATCATATTCAAAGGCTTTGCTTAGAGTCAACACACCTATTTGCCTTCCTGAAGCAATGCACTAGCCTCAATTGGGGAATTTGGAAAAGCCAATAGCCTCAATCATTAACAAGAGAAAAGACAAGGCTATTAGGGGTTTTTTAACCTGAAACTAGGTCAACAATAGACTTAGCATCCAATTCGTTGTCTACGCAACAAAGGCCATCTCTGAGAGCCCAGAGCTCAGCAAGAAAGTTCGAAGTAACTCCACACCTATTTACCCCATTATCATTATTTACAAGGCCTTATAGATTTAGATGGGTGGGCAAGGATTGGTCTCATACATACGTTTTGTTATACATGCGCAAACCTTTTGGAATTAGATAAATGGGCAAGGCTTGGATCTAGTGTTCTTGTACATACACTGGATCTATAAGGATGTGGACATATAGCAAGTGCTTGACATGTGTTTGCTTCCTAACAGGTCCAATGCATAATGACCCAAGCCATTTCCTGaatgaattatatttttgttttcctataCAATAAGTGGAGAGGAAAGGTTCAAGTTCAACACAATACCATTGAGTTCTAAATTCTTCGCAAGTGACAATTGTATCTTAATCAAGGAGTAGTTGATAATTTCATGTTTGTATATAATCTGGTATATTATTGAATACTAATacagaaaattttgtaaaaatctAGCTTTTTAGATGGTTACGAAATAGATTCCCAATTTaaagctttttatttatttatttattattataatatgtgAAAgtttatatatcatttttatccAAGCGCAAATCAAGGCTCATGGTGCTTGATTCCAAAGCTCCCAAATAGAATGCAAAGTTATCTTCCCATTTGGGAGGTTTGTTTTTGCTAGGTAAATTATGGTGGGGGTTTCAAACTTTGGTACCCAAGCACCACAAGAGGCACTTGAACCATTGGGTCTCTCTTGAACCCCCCCAGACTTTTTTATTACGAGTAAATAAGACTACTTGCATCAAAGTAACTCACAAAGTAAATATAAACTTTtgcaaaataaaatctaaacaacacttattttaataatataaatttttaatgggTTACTTTTTTTACATActattgtttgttttgtttatttatttgttaaatttcaTTTACACCtcctgaaatttggactaatgCTAACGAACTCTAAGTCTTTTCAAAACTAACTAGTTTAGTTTCTAACACCAATTTTGTCCCTAAAACAGTTGAGAAAAATAACTAATtatttagggactaaattagCTAGTTTTAAAAAGTCATGGATCTGTTTGGTATTAGTCCAAATCTCATTATATGTTAGTGAAATTTACCTAATTCTTTATAATAACTTTGTTTCGGCAGAAAGAAGAAAGCGAAAAACGTTTCTAGAattttttacctaaaaaaagaaaaaaaaaaaaaaaaaaacttccgaTAGTAACCTTTGTTTCTCAACAGCCAACCATTGTCCACCGTAGTTGACCAAATGTTgtctttttactcttttttcccctttcttttagCTTGAACTAACCGCTTTTCTTCTCAATTCCACGTATATTTCAAACTTGAGGCTTATTTTTCCATTTGAGACTCCCAAATGGCCCAAATAACAGAAAAATGTTTTCCCACTAATTTAGGGTTTGTTATGAAAGTTTTTGTTtcataaaatcaatcaatcagtcaatctatctatctatctatctatctatatatatatatttatatatattaataaccaAAGCatagaaaaaattcaattagattttaatttaattctcaattttgcgtcacgtgtctcatttaattttttattttatgcaaaatgaattattgagtgtaaaaattgaaaagtccaaatccaattagattctaaattgaatttcaattagagtttaattttccACCATgtgtccatctaatttttttaatttttgtggtaagtgaattattgggtgcaaaaaccgaagagtctaagtccaattaaattctaaatctcatatataatgagaaaccattacatactttaaaaatgtatggtttaaaaaaattgtaagctAATATCATGCATAATTTGAacctattctaaaaaaaatttataatttgaaccCATACGCACATGGTTACACACTAAtctatatgtgtgtatgtgtatatatatatatataggtaaagttaagataaaatctaattagttttcaaattgtaattcaatttgagtctaattttgcatcatgtgtctcatctaatctaagtttttaaattt contains these protein-coding regions:
- the LOC126718422 gene encoding cyclin-dependent protein kinase inhibitor SMR6-like, which encodes MGFSEQALQQAEAEDKSWVIAGIPLRAPLKPIYTKPVENEWEESEECLKTPTGEESRIPKPLKCPPPPKRKRVAPIPKCNYRGDQVSKVYYFDPSELESLFIRRDS